One stretch of Nocardia mangyaensis DNA includes these proteins:
- a CDS encoding TrmH family RNA methyltransferase translates to MSEPVESPEVPGPGPTEWGEHPHGLGPWAQEYGTPAPDDERYDQVLLAEGDRRNVVDAYRYWSREAIVADIDARRFPFHVAIENFGHDANIGTVVRTANAFAAAAVHIVGKRRWNRRGAMVTDRYQHLVHHTDLAELRAFAADAGLTVVAVDNVPGAVPLETAQLPRECLLLFGQEGPGVSDDAKSAAALTVSIAQFGSTRSINAGVAAGIAMHAWIRQHADLSLAW, encoded by the coding sequence GTGAGTGAGCCAGTGGAATCGCCCGAGGTGCCCGGCCCTGGGCCAACTGAATGGGGCGAGCATCCGCACGGGCTCGGTCCGTGGGCGCAGGAATACGGCACCCCGGCCCCCGACGACGAGCGCTACGACCAGGTGCTGCTGGCCGAGGGCGACCGCCGCAACGTCGTCGACGCGTACCGGTACTGGTCCCGCGAGGCGATCGTCGCCGATATCGACGCGCGGCGGTTCCCGTTCCACGTGGCCATCGAGAACTTCGGCCACGACGCCAATATCGGCACGGTCGTGCGCACCGCCAACGCCTTCGCGGCCGCGGCGGTGCACATCGTCGGCAAGCGGCGCTGGAACCGCCGTGGGGCCATGGTGACCGATCGCTACCAACATCTGGTGCACCACACCGACCTGGCCGAGCTGCGCGCGTTCGCCGCCGACGCGGGACTCACCGTCGTCGCGGTCGACAATGTGCCCGGCGCGGTCCCGCTGGAGACCGCGCAACTGCCGCGCGAATGCCTGCTGCTGTTCGGGCAGGAGGGGCCCGGTGTCAGTGATGACGCGAAAAGCGCGGCGGCACTGACTGTTTCGATCGCCCAGTTCGGTTCGACACGCAGTATCAACGCCGGTGTCGCCGCCGGAATCGCCATGCACGCCTGGATTCGGCAACACGCGGATCTGTCCCTGGCCTGGTAG
- a CDS encoding alpha/beta fold hydrolase, translating into MTGEVQFIEVHGYRRAYRMAGSGPPLLLIHGITDSSGTWAPVFDALAEHYTVIAPDLLGHGESDKPRADYAVAAYANGMRDLLSVLGIDRISVVGHSLGGGVAMQFAYQFPEKVERIALVCPAGMGAGVHPAFRLATLAGAGPALMAITSWPVRTAVRTSIPLVTALGGLGLGPDAEYVLRLYGQLAEPGARNAFLRTIRAAADRRGQTITMLDRGYLAAHLPTLVIGGTRDTVIPSGHAGRAHRAFPGSRIEIFDGAGHFPHHYDPDRFVKLMRTFIEDTEPAVFDPLRWQRTLRRGLPIVALPTTGPAPSVPLREPG; encoded by the coding sequence ATGACCGGGGAAGTGCAGTTCATCGAGGTGCACGGGTATCGCCGTGCTTATCGGATGGCGGGGTCGGGGCCGCCGCTGTTGCTGATCCACGGGATCACCGACAGCTCGGGGACCTGGGCGCCGGTCTTCGACGCGCTGGCCGAGCACTACACCGTCATCGCGCCCGACCTGCTCGGTCACGGTGAATCCGACAAGCCCCGCGCCGACTACGCGGTGGCGGCCTACGCGAACGGGATGCGCGATCTGCTCAGCGTGCTCGGCATCGACCGGATCTCCGTGGTCGGCCATTCGCTGGGCGGCGGCGTCGCGATGCAGTTCGCCTACCAGTTCCCGGAGAAGGTGGAGCGGATCGCGCTGGTCTGTCCGGCGGGTATGGGGGCAGGTGTGCACCCCGCGTTCCGGCTCGCGACCCTGGCCGGTGCCGGTCCGGCGCTGATGGCGATCACCAGCTGGCCGGTGCGCACCGCGGTGCGCACCTCGATTCCGCTGGTGACGGCGCTGGGCGGGCTCGGTCTCGGTCCCGACGCCGAATACGTGCTCCGCCTCTACGGCCAGCTCGCCGAGCCCGGTGCGCGCAACGCGTTCCTGCGCACCATCCGCGCGGCCGCCGACCGTCGCGGCCAGACCATCACCATGCTCGACCGCGGCTACCTGGCCGCGCACCTGCCGACGCTGGTCATCGGCGGCACCCGCGACACGGTGATCCCGTCCGGGCACGCGGGTCGCGCACATCGCGCCTTCCCCGGCAGCCGGATCGAGATCTTCGACGGCGCTGGACATTTCCCGCATCACTACGACCCTGACCGGTTCGTGAAGCTGATGCGCACCTTCATCGAGGACACCGAGCCGGCCGTCTTCGACCCGCTGCGCTGGCAGCGGACCCTGCGCCGCGGCCTCCCGATCGTCGCGCTGCCGACAACCGGCCCCGCGCCCTCGGTGCCGCTCAGAGAACCAGGATGA
- a CDS encoding lysoplasmalogenase → MRALRAGYLAAAAVTVFGAVTGRERLQRVAKPLLMPLLAADTVTSGVELDPVERRILLGSLAAATVGDVLLIDPDDDRRLIAGASSFAVMQTGYSILWWRRGARPRPEIAAPRLLAWAGAAGLLRAKAPVLALPLTAYGATLGTAATLASDPALAPGAKNVAGLNIPNSDPRSRYGLGALLFTVSDGLIVLRRLFAREERTRRVTEGVILATYAAAQYLLTEPPPRD, encoded by the coding sequence GTGCGTGCGCTTCGCGCCGGATATCTCGCGGCCGCGGCGGTCACCGTTTTCGGTGCCGTCACCGGCCGCGAGCGGCTCCAACGGGTGGCCAAGCCACTGCTGATGCCCCTGCTGGCCGCCGACACCGTGACCAGCGGAGTCGAGCTCGACCCGGTCGAACGCCGGATCCTGCTCGGCTCGCTCGCGGCGGCCACCGTTGGTGACGTGCTGCTGATCGATCCCGACGACGACCGCCGCCTCATCGCGGGCGCCTCGTCGTTCGCGGTGATGCAGACCGGCTACTCGATCCTGTGGTGGCGCCGCGGCGCCCGTCCGCGCCCCGAGATCGCCGCGCCCCGGCTGCTGGCCTGGGCGGGGGCGGCCGGTCTGCTGCGCGCCAAGGCACCGGTTCTTGCCCTCCCGCTGACCGCCTACGGCGCCACCCTGGGCACGGCGGCCACCCTGGCCTCCGACCCTGCTCTGGCGCCTGGGGCGAAAAACGTTGCGGGACTGAACATTCCGAACAGCGACCCACGCAGCAGGTACGGCCTCGGCGCGCTGCTGTTCACGGTGTCCGACGGATTGATCGTGCTGCGGCGCCTGTTCGCCCGCGAGGAACGCACCCGCCGCGTCACCGAGGGCGTCATCCTGGCGACCTACGCCGCCGCCCAGTACCTCCTCACTGAGCCGCCTCCCCGAGATTAG
- a CDS encoding beta-ketoacyl-ACP synthase 3: protein MVSIAVNKGRDNVAMLGIGAYRPQRIVSNAEVCEVLDSTPEWIFERTGIHNRRWISGDETIRSIAAAAGERALTNTPIERAQIGAVILCTSSWLKLTPHGAPSVASDLGLNGVAAFDLTSGCGGFGYGLGVAADLIRAGSAEYILVIGAETMTVGLDPTDRGTAMIFGDGAGAVVVGPAEENGISPTVWGSDGENAEAIAQDVDFLSYMNKAQALQGTDPEVEPIGRMSLHMAGPKVFRWAAVTLPRALSAALDASGVAKEDIEIFVPHQANARINELMKKNLGLADGIPMANDIENTGNTSAASIPLAMEEMLVTGKAKGGQLALLLGFGAGLSYAGQVVTLPPAPKEPSF from the coding sequence GTGGTGAGCATTGCAGTTAACAAAGGTCGCGACAATGTTGCGATGCTCGGGATCGGTGCCTACCGTCCGCAGCGCATCGTCAGCAATGCCGAGGTGTGCGAGGTACTCGACTCCACGCCCGAGTGGATCTTCGAGCGCACCGGTATCCACAACCGCCGGTGGATCAGCGGGGACGAGACGATCCGTTCCATCGCCGCCGCCGCCGGTGAGCGCGCGCTGACGAACACTCCGATCGAGCGCGCCCAGATCGGCGCGGTCATCCTGTGCACCTCGAGCTGGCTCAAGCTCACCCCGCACGGTGCGCCGTCGGTGGCGTCGGACCTCGGCCTCAACGGCGTGGCGGCTTTCGACCTCACCTCCGGCTGCGGCGGTTTCGGCTACGGGCTCGGCGTCGCCGCCGACCTGATCCGGGCCGGTTCGGCCGAATACATCCTGGTGATCGGCGCCGAGACGATGACCGTCGGCCTCGATCCGACCGATCGCGGCACCGCGATGATCTTCGGTGACGGCGCGGGCGCTGTCGTCGTCGGCCCGGCCGAGGAGAACGGCATCTCGCCGACGGTCTGGGGCAGCGACGGCGAGAACGCCGAGGCCATCGCCCAGGACGTCGACTTCCTGTCCTACATGAACAAGGCGCAGGCGTTGCAGGGCACCGACCCCGAGGTCGAGCCGATCGGCCGGATGTCGCTGCACATGGCGGGCCCGAAGGTCTTCCGCTGGGCCGCGGTCACCCTCCCGCGCGCGCTCTCGGCCGCGCTGGACGCCTCCGGTGTGGCCAAGGAGGATATCGAGATCTTCGTCCCGCACCAGGCCAATGCCCGGATCAACGAGCTGATGAAGAAGAACCTCGGCCTGGCCGACGGCATCCCGATGGCCAACGACATCGAGAACACCGGCAACACCTCGGCCGCCTCGATTCCGCTGGCCATGGAGGAAATGCTGGTGACCGGCAAGGCCAAGGGCGGCCAGCTCGCGCTGCTGCTCGGCTTCGGCGCCGGACTGAGCTACGCGGGCCAGGTCGTCACCCTGCCGCCCGCCCCGAAGGAACCGAGCTTCTGA
- the pyrE gene encoding orotate phosphoribosyltransferase, which translates to MIDQARQALTTADRDQLAALVRELAVVHGQVTLSSGKEADYYVDLRRATLHHQAAPLIGSLLRELVADWDFESVGGLTMGADPVAMAVMHAPGRPIDAFVVRKAAKAHGMQRQIEGPNVVGKRVLVVEDTTTTGNSPLTAVRALRDAGAIVVGVATVVDRETGADQVIAAEGLEYRSILGLDDLALS; encoded by the coding sequence ATGATCGACCAGGCACGTCAGGCGCTCACGACCGCCGATCGCGACCAGCTGGCCGCGCTCGTGCGCGAGCTCGCGGTCGTGCACGGCCAGGTGACGCTGTCCTCGGGCAAGGAGGCCGACTACTACGTCGACCTGCGCCGCGCGACACTGCACCACCAGGCCGCCCCGCTGATCGGCTCGCTGCTGCGCGAGCTGGTCGCCGACTGGGACTTCGAGTCCGTCGGCGGGCTCACCATGGGCGCCGATCCGGTCGCGATGGCCGTGATGCACGCTCCCGGCCGTCCGATCGACGCGTTCGTGGTGCGCAAGGCGGCCAAGGCGCACGGCATGCAGCGCCAGATCGAGGGCCCCAATGTCGTCGGCAAGCGGGTGCTGGTCGTCGAGGACACCACCACCACCGGCAACTCGCCGCTCACCGCGGTGCGCGCGCTGCGCGACGCGGGCGCGATCGTGGTCGGGGTCGCCACAGTGGTCGACCGGGAAACCGGTGCTGACCAGGTCATCGCTGCCGAGGGGCTGGAATATCGATCCATCCTCGGGCTCGACGACCTCGCCCTGAGCTAG
- a CDS encoding SDR family NAD(P)-dependent oxidoreductase, with protein MTHSSSRLPGALRPVAMITGPTSGIGRGFAHRLAALGYDLVLVARNEQRLRALADELGRRYATSAEVLVADLAADDDRARVADRAAAGIQFLVNNAGFAHSGEFWTLEPAELQAQLDVNVTSVLQLTRAALPSMIAAASGSIVNVASVAGLIPGRGSTYSASKAYVVSFSEGLAGGLAGTGVRVQALCPGFVHTEFHERAGIEMSSVPKRLWLDVDQVVDGCLQDLDSGRVISVPGVQYKVLTAVAGFVPRTLVTRLNRGLFNARGRT; from the coding sequence ATGACCCATAGTTCCTCGCGCCTGCCCGGCGCGCTCCGCCCCGTCGCCATGATCACCGGACCGACGTCCGGGATCGGGCGTGGCTTCGCCCACCGTCTCGCCGCCCTCGGCTACGACCTGGTCCTCGTCGCCAGGAACGAGCAGCGCCTGCGCGCGCTCGCCGACGAGCTCGGGCGTCGTTACGCCACCTCCGCCGAGGTGCTCGTCGCCGATCTCGCCGCCGACGACGACCGCGCCCGGGTCGCCGACCGGGCCGCCGCGGGCATCCAGTTCCTGGTCAACAACGCGGGTTTCGCGCACTCGGGGGAGTTCTGGACGCTGGAACCGGCCGAGCTGCAGGCCCAGCTCGATGTCAACGTCACCTCGGTGCTGCAACTGACCAGGGCCGCGCTGCCGTCGATGATCGCCGCGGCCTCCGGTTCGATCGTGAACGTGGCCAGTGTGGCCGGGTTGATCCCCGGACGGGGGTCGACCTATTCGGCCTCCAAGGCCTACGTCGTATCCTTCTCGGAAGGGTTGGCGGGTGGATTGGCGGGCACCGGAGTCCGCGTCCAGGCGCTGTGCCCCGGGTTCGTGCACACCGAGTTCCACGAGCGCGCAGGCATCGAGATGAGTTCGGTGCCCAAGCGCCTGTGGCTCGACGTCGACCAGGTCGTCGACGGGTGCTTGCAAGATCTGGACTCCGGTCGGGTGATCAGCGTGCCCGGCGTGCAGTACAAGGTGCTCACCGCGGTGGCGGGCTTCGTCCCGCGAACCCTGGTGACCCGCTTGAATCGCGGTCTGTTCAACGCACGCGGAAGGACATAA
- a CDS encoding DUF5666 domain-containing protein, translated as MTNPNDPWGQRPEDSPTERLGSPGTESTKPYGGGGFDEWGQPSNPTRALPPHDAQWGAYESGYPVEQPPSPQQPPPGYGHGYPGVPPPGYPPRPQDGDQGEPPKRHTGLWIMLGLAVLALIAVAGVLGGLVLGIGDSGDDNTAAPPPSSVLLPPPVTQQPSPNVPPDTSGLPGLPGLGGGDDLGATMGSITANTGSEITMSTLGGSTVRVLIDDATQVISLTSTKAAELPVGDMVMVQGDKNPDGSIHAKIIISTALPGGPR; from the coding sequence ATGACGAACCCGAACGATCCGTGGGGGCAACGCCCGGAGGATTCGCCGACCGAACGGTTGGGTTCGCCGGGCACGGAATCGACCAAGCCGTACGGTGGCGGCGGATTCGACGAGTGGGGGCAACCGTCGAATCCGACCCGGGCACTGCCGCCGCACGACGCGCAATGGGGTGCCTATGAGAGTGGTTATCCCGTAGAACAGCCACCATCTCCGCAGCAACCTCCGCCCGGCTACGGGCACGGCTATCCGGGCGTGCCGCCGCCGGGTTACCCACCGCGACCGCAGGACGGTGACCAGGGCGAACCGCCGAAGCGTCACACCGGTTTGTGGATCATGCTCGGTCTGGCGGTACTGGCGCTGATCGCTGTCGCCGGTGTGCTGGGCGGGCTGGTGCTCGGCATCGGCGACTCCGGCGACGACAACACGGCAGCACCGCCGCCGAGCAGTGTGCTGCTGCCCCCGCCGGTCACTCAGCAGCCCTCGCCGAACGTGCCGCCGGACACCAGCGGCCTGCCCGGCTTGCCCGGGCTCGGCGGCGGCGATGATCTCGGCGCGACCATGGGCAGCATCACCGCCAACACCGGCTCCGAGATCACCATGAGCACCCTCGGCGGGTCCACCGTGCGGGTGCTGATCGACGATGCCACTCAGGTGATCTCGCTGACCAGCACGAAGGCGGCCGAACTGCCCGTCGGCGACATGGTTATGGTGCAGGGCGACAAGAACCCAGACGGGTCGATCCACGCCAAGATCATCATCAGTACGGCGTTACCGGGCGGCCCCCGATGA
- the clpB gene encoding ATP-dependent chaperone ClpB: MDSFNPTTKTQAALTAALQAASAAGNPEIRPAHLLVALLDQTDGIAAPLLKAIGVDPATVEREAGDIVDRLPRATGATTTPQLGREALAAITAAQRLSTELGDEYVSTENLLVGLAQGDAEVAKLLRSHGATPEALRDAFTKVRGSARVTNPDPEASYQALEKYSTDLTEAARAGKLDPVIGRDTEIRRVVQVLSRRTKNNPVLIGEPGVGKTAIVEGLARRIIEGDVPESLRDKKVVSLDLGAMVAGAKYRGEFEERLKAVLDDIKNSAGEIITFIDELHTIVGAGGTGDSAMDAGNMIKPLLARGELRLVGATTLDEYRKYIEKDAALERRFQQVLVGEPTVADTIGILRGIKERYEVHHGVRITDSALVAAATLSDRYITSRFLPDKAIDLIDESASRLRMEIDSRPVEIDEVERAVRRLEIEEVALAKETDEGSKQRLEKLRQELADDREKLGQLTTRWQNEKNAIDSVRGLKEQLETLRGESERAERDGDLGKAAELRYGRIPVLEKELEAAEEVSGAASDGEVMLNEEVTPDDIADVVSAWTGVPVGRMLEGETAKLLRMESEVAGRVVGQEEAVQAVSDAVRRARAGVADPNRPTGSFLFVGPTGVGKTELAKSLADFLFADERAMVRIDMSEYSEKHSVARLVGAPPGYVGYDQGGQLTEAVRRRPYSVVLFDEIEKAHPDVFDILLQVLDEGRLTDSQGRTVDFRNTILILTSNLGAGGDRDQVMDAVRRAFKPEFINRLDDVVMFHALDAKQLESIVDINLRQLQKRLAQRRLTLDVSEEAKQWLAVRGYDPAYGARPLRRLIQQAIGDSLAKELLSGAVADGDTVTVRVDDATDKLVVEPEVVHSS, translated from the coding sequence GTGGACTCGTTCAATCCCACCACCAAGACTCAGGCGGCGCTGACCGCCGCTCTTCAGGCCGCGTCGGCGGCGGGCAATCCGGAGATCCGTCCGGCGCACTTGCTGGTGGCGTTGCTGGATCAGACCGATGGCATCGCCGCCCCGCTGCTGAAGGCCATCGGCGTCGATCCGGCGACAGTCGAGCGCGAGGCCGGTGACATCGTCGACAGGTTGCCGCGCGCGACCGGCGCCACCACCACCCCGCAGCTGGGCCGCGAGGCGCTGGCGGCGATCACCGCTGCCCAGCGGCTGTCCACCGAACTCGGTGATGAGTACGTCTCGACCGAGAACCTGCTGGTCGGGCTCGCCCAGGGCGATGCCGAGGTGGCCAAGCTGCTGCGCTCCCACGGCGCCACCCCCGAGGCGCTGCGCGACGCGTTCACGAAGGTGCGTGGCAGCGCCCGGGTCACCAATCCCGATCCCGAGGCCAGCTACCAGGCGCTGGAGAAGTACTCCACCGACCTCACCGAGGCCGCCCGCGCGGGCAAGCTCGACCCGGTGATCGGCCGCGACACCGAGATCCGCCGGGTCGTGCAGGTGCTCTCGCGCCGCACCAAGAACAACCCGGTGCTCATCGGCGAACCCGGTGTCGGCAAGACCGCCATCGTCGAGGGCCTGGCGCGCCGGATCATCGAGGGCGATGTCCCGGAGTCGTTGCGCGACAAGAAGGTTGTCTCGCTGGACCTGGGCGCGATGGTCGCCGGCGCGAAATACCGCGGCGAGTTCGAGGAGCGGCTCAAGGCCGTCCTCGACGACATCAAGAACAGCGCGGGCGAGATCATCACCTTCATCGATGAGCTGCACACCATCGTCGGGGCGGGCGGCACGGGCGATTCGGCGATGGACGCGGGCAACATGATCAAGCCGCTGCTGGCCCGCGGTGAGCTGCGCTTGGTCGGCGCCACCACCCTCGACGAGTATCGCAAGTACATCGAGAAGGACGCGGCGCTGGAACGGCGCTTCCAGCAGGTCCTGGTCGGCGAGCCGACGGTGGCCGACACGATCGGCATCCTGCGCGGCATCAAGGAGCGCTACGAAGTGCACCACGGTGTGCGCATCACCGACTCCGCGCTGGTGGCCGCCGCTACGTTGTCGGACCGCTACATCACCTCCCGCTTCCTGCCGGACAAGGCGATCGACCTGATCGACGAGTCGGCCTCGCGCCTGCGGATGGAGATCGACTCGCGACCGGTCGAGATCGACGAGGTGGAACGCGCGGTGCGTCGCCTCGAGATCGAGGAAGTCGCCTTGGCGAAGGAAACCGACGAGGGTTCCAAACAGCGTCTGGAGAAGCTGCGTCAGGAACTGGCCGACGATCGCGAGAAGCTCGGTCAGCTCACCACCCGCTGGCAGAACGAGAAGAACGCCATCGATTCGGTGCGCGGGCTCAAGGAGCAGCTCGAAACGCTGCGCGGCGAGTCCGAACGTGCCGAGCGCGACGGCGATCTGGGCAAGGCCGCCGAACTGCGCTACGGCCGGATTCCCGTGCTGGAGAAGGAGCTCGAGGCGGCGGAGGAGGTCAGCGGCGCGGCCTCCGACGGTGAGGTGATGCTCAACGAGGAGGTCACTCCCGACGACATCGCCGATGTCGTCTCGGCGTGGACCGGCGTGCCGGTCGGCCGGATGCTCGAGGGCGAGACCGCCAAGCTGCTCCGGATGGAGTCCGAGGTCGCCGGGCGTGTCGTCGGTCAGGAGGAAGCCGTGCAGGCGGTGTCGGACGCGGTGCGCCGGGCGCGCGCCGGTGTCGCCGACCCGAATCGGCCGACGGGTTCGTTCCTGTTCGTCGGCCCGACCGGCGTGGGCAAGACCGAGCTGGCGAAATCGCTGGCGGACTTCCTGTTCGCCGACGAACGCGCCATGGTCCGCATCGACATGAGCGAGTACAGCGAGAAGCACTCGGTGGCTCGCCTGGTCGGCGCGCCGCCCGGATATGTCGGCTACGACCAGGGTGGTCAGCTCACCGAGGCGGTGCGCAGGCGGCCGTATTCGGTGGTGCTGTTCGACGAGATCGAGAAGGCGCACCCGGACGTGTTCGACATCCTGCTGCAGGTGCTCGACGAGGGCCGCCTGACCGACAGTCAGGGCCGCACAGTCGATTTCCGCAACACCATCCTGATCCTCACCTCCAATCTCGGCGCCGGTGGCGACCGCGACCAGGTGATGGACGCGGTGCGGCGGGCGTTCAAGCCGGAGTTCATCAACCGGCTCGACGACGTGGTGATGTTCCACGCGCTCGACGCCAAGCAGTTGGAATCGATCGTCGACATCAACCTGCGACAGCTGCAGAAGCGGCTCGCCCAGCGGCGACTGACCCTCGACGTGAGCGAGGAGGCCAAGCAGTGGCTGGCCGTGCGCGGCTACGACCCCGCCTACGGCGCGCGCCCGCTGCGCAGGCTGATCCAGCAGGCCATCGGTGACAGCCTGGCCAAAGAACTGCTCTCCGGCGCGGTCGCCGACGGTGACACGGTGACGGTGCGTGTGGACGACGCGACCGACAAGCTGGTCGTCGAACCCGAGGTTGTCCACAGCTCGTGA
- a CDS encoding NADP-dependent oxidoreductase, translating to MRAIVVQKFGATPELADVPVPTAGPGEVQVALDAAGVNPFDLKMADGLLEGKMPTDFPMILGVDGAGAVSAVGAGVTKFAVGDKVVGKFLTAPAGHGSWAQYATVPEDATLVPIPDGVTTVAAAALPTAGVTAQDLVDAAHIQPDQKVLIVGATGGVGSFLVQLANIAGAHVIATARGDAADQVARLGAAETIDYTRARPADPHVVDPDPVGYRDSNVTDAVRFTHPDGIDVLFDLVSGPADFASHATLVRRGGHAYSITWGADENALREREITGGNFESKGRSAELARLLTRVTAGDVVVPVQMTVPLDAAPAVLGAGSARGKTVLAI from the coding sequence ATGCGCGCGATCGTGGTTCAGAAGTTCGGCGCCACCCCCGAGTTGGCCGATGTGCCGGTGCCGACGGCCGGGCCGGGTGAGGTGCAGGTGGCGTTGGACGCGGCGGGGGTCAACCCGTTCGATCTGAAGATGGCCGATGGGTTGCTCGAGGGGAAGATGCCGACGGACTTCCCGATGATTCTCGGGGTGGACGGGGCGGGCGCGGTGTCGGCGGTCGGGGCCGGGGTCACGAAGTTCGCGGTGGGCGACAAGGTGGTCGGGAAGTTCTTGACGGCGCCCGCGGGGCACGGCAGTTGGGCGCAGTACGCGACCGTCCCCGAGGACGCGACGCTCGTGCCGATTCCGGACGGGGTCACCACCGTCGCGGCCGCCGCACTGCCGACCGCGGGGGTCACCGCGCAGGATCTGGTCGACGCGGCGCACATCCAGCCCGATCAGAAGGTGCTCATCGTCGGCGCCACCGGTGGGGTCGGCTCGTTTCTGGTGCAGCTGGCCAACATCGCGGGCGCCCACGTGATCGCCACCGCTCGTGGCGATGCCGCCGATCAGGTCGCGCGCCTGGGTGCCGCCGAGACCATCGATTACACCCGGGCCCGCCCGGCCGACCCCCACGTCGTCGACCCGGACCCGGTCGGCTACCGCGACTCCAACGTCACCGACGCGGTCCGCTTCACCCACCCGGACGGCATCGACGTCCTCTTCGACCTGGTCAGCGGCCCAGCCGATTTCGCCAGCCACGCCACCCTCGTCCGCCGCGGCGGCCACGCCTACTCCATCACCTGGGGCGCCGACGAGAACGCCCTGCGCGAGCGCGAGATCACCGGCGGAAATTTCGAATCCAAAGGCCGCTCCGCAGAACTCGCGCGCCTCCTCACCCGGGTGACCGCAGGCGATGTCGTCGTCCCGGTCCAGATGACCGTCCCCCTCGACGCTGCCCCCGCCGTCCTCGGCGCGGGCAGCGCGCGCGGAAAGACCGTCCTGGCAATCTGA
- a CDS encoding ESX secretion-associated protein EspG, which yields MKQSRSPVRTWRLTALDFRTLWEAAGRDVLPYPLHHRHTDVETQAEILRLRGKAAENLMAEFDSDLDHAMAALLAPHARVEVAGASRGRRTIRAHGGMRDTYAAFAVQSPGEETDPGDITLYLLAPDTLAGAVLSTLPRTSAGSGREIRVTAAELAAPRADVRDSWNPTPRERLETFLAKPTDTLTHIGVYAHSSVDNRHTEGRDDFQVHDITGDGRYVFYGETTFIAKPATTTRIHSTLATILSTTAAKARAGTYRAP from the coding sequence ATGAAGCAGAGTAGATCTCCCGTGCGTACCTGGCGCCTCACCGCCCTCGACTTCCGCACGCTGTGGGAAGCGGCGGGGCGCGATGTGCTGCCGTACCCGCTGCACCACCGCCACACCGATGTCGAGACCCAGGCCGAGATCCTGCGCCTGCGCGGCAAAGCCGCCGAGAACCTGATGGCCGAGTTCGACAGCGACCTCGACCACGCCATGGCCGCCCTGCTCGCCCCGCACGCCCGTGTCGAGGTCGCCGGTGCCTCCCGCGGCAGGCGCACGATCCGCGCCCATGGCGGAATGCGCGACACCTACGCCGCTTTCGCCGTCCAGAGCCCCGGCGAGGAAACCGACCCCGGCGACATCACGCTCTACCTGCTCGCACCCGACACGCTGGCGGGCGCGGTCCTGTCCACCCTCCCCCGCACCTCGGCCGGTTCCGGACGTGAAATCCGCGTCACCGCAGCCGAACTCGCCGCACCCCGCGCCGATGTCCGCGATTCCTGGAACCCCACCCCGCGCGAACGGCTCGAGACCTTCCTCGCCAAACCCACCGACACCCTCACCCACATCGGCGTCTACGCGCACTCCAGCGTCGACAACCGCCACACCGAGGGCCGCGACGACTTCCAGGTCCACGACATCACCGGCGACGGCCGCTACGTCTTCTACGGCGAAACCACCTTCATCGCCAAACCGGCGACCACCACCCGCATCCACTCCACCCTCGCCACCATCCTCTCCACCACTGCGGCCAAGGCACGCGCGGGCACCTACCGCGCCCCCTAG
- a CDS encoding DUF3558 domain-containing protein, with amino-acid sequence MTTLIVAGVAVVGVAGCGGSEGPSATGTAGVSTSAEAALWDPCTEISDEVLAAAGVDPGTEEAGVAGVPQSGWEICGWRGPDYSLTVYTTDQTIDEFEQKPGNIDFADVTIANRQGRQFKVQGDTRNLFCDVVFSAEQGVVQLAVGNSAIADGLEDPCVYLERAGAVLVPTFPN; translated from the coding sequence GTGACGACGCTGATCGTGGCTGGGGTGGCAGTGGTCGGGGTGGCGGGATGTGGCGGTTCGGAGGGGCCGTCGGCGACGGGGACCGCCGGGGTGAGTACCTCGGCCGAGGCGGCGTTGTGGGATCCGTGTACCGAGATCTCGGATGAGGTGTTGGCGGCGGCGGGGGTGGATCCGGGGACGGAGGAGGCTGGCGTCGCCGGTGTTCCACAGTCGGGGTGGGAGATCTGTGGATGGCGGGGTCCTGATTACTCCCTGACCGTCTACACGACCGACCAGACCATCGATGAATTCGAGCAGAAGCCGGGAAACATCGACTTCGCCGATGTCACCATCGCGAATCGGCAGGGTCGGCAGTTCAAGGTGCAGGGCGACACTCGAAACCTGTTCTGCGATGTGGTCTTCTCCGCTGAGCAAGGCGTTGTCCAGCTCGCGGTCGGCAACTCGGCGATCGCCGACGGGTTGGAAGATCCGTGTGTATACCTCGAGCGCGCCGGTGCCGTACTCGTACCGACCTTTCCGAACTAG